The following DNA comes from Indicator indicator isolate 239-I01 unplaced genomic scaffold, UM_Iind_1.1 iindUn_scaffold_265, whole genome shotgun sequence.
tgggtgagcagaggcagctgcctgctcctgcagaactccatttgctccctgcagccccagcctgccccGAGGAGACGCTCATCTTCCTGCAGTCCCAGTTGAGCGATGACAGCCAGGCTGGGcgtgcagcagccctgggcctgctgggagcactgctgcATGCTGACAGTGAGTGCAAATGGCCAGGGACACAAGGCAGGGCTTGGGACTGGTGAGCTGAGAGCAGGAACGGGCTGAAgctggtgtccctgcagcccaagGAGCTGCAAGGAGCAGGTCTCCCAGGCCAGCTGATGCCTGCCACAGGGCTGAAGCTcttccaggcagctggcagtggcCCCGCAGCAGGGACAATGCTCCCAGCTCAGGAACAGGGCAGGCTGGTGGCTACAGGAGCTGTTCTGCTTCTCGTGTCGCCAGGTGGCCTTGCCTCTGCCAACAGGGTGGCTCTGCCTCCCCACTGCCTCCTGTGAAATCAGAGCCAGGCTCCACTTTTCCATCCCACTGGATGCTTGGAAGCTTCAAGGGATCCCTTCTGCCATGGGGGCTCTGCCTCAGTGGCACAGCTCTCTGTATCTCTTGCAGCTCCTGTGGTCAGAGAGAAGCTGCCCCGCATGGTGGAGGCTGTGCAGTCACTGAGCCACGACCCCAGCACCCAGGTGAGCTGATTTGGGAAGGGATGGTGttgcagggcaggcagagaaaCCCTTTTCCTTGGGACAGAGCCTGGCATGGCTGTGGCAGGAAGCAGCAGTTTGGGGTCTGACCCacacctttcccttcccctgcttcctcctgctcccctgaGAGCTTCTGGTGAGAGgtgacactgctgctgtctggggcagggctgggggacatGAGGGTGTGCTgagtgctggagctggctgagtgcaatggggagggggctgtgctctgcagggcaagtgcacctgcaggctgctgctaaaGGCCATCTTGAAGCCAGGAGCAACATCTTGTGCCATGGCCTTGTCAGCTCTCTGCGAGATACAGAGGCTGTCCCCAGGCAAAGGCAGCACCCTTCTGGCTGTGGAGCAAGAGGTGGTAACCACCCTGTGCCCTGGCAGGTGcggagggcagtgctggagttcatcagggagctgctcagctccggctgccagagctgctggccatGGGATGTGGTGGGGCACATCTTCACCGAGTTCCAGCAGGCATCGGGCAGCCTGGTGAGGGCAGAGTAGGGCAGCCGGTGCTGGGATTGGTACTGGGCTGCGCTGGGAGCTGCTGCGGCTGTGCTGTTGGCACAGCggcactgctggggctgtgcctgaGCCTTGCTGCTTGGCAGCTGAGGAACAGGGCTTTTGCCAACTGTCTGCCAGGTGCCAGGATGTCTTTTGCCCTGGGAAGCCGCAGGGGCTGGAGCTATCCGAGCCCTGTGCGTGGACATCCTGGGCTCGCTGGACATGTCTCGCAGAGGGATGCCCAAAGTAAgttgccccctgccctgctgctgtggccacTTGTTGCCTTCGGGGCGTTTTCTCTTGTGCTTTCTCACGCCCTGAGCCCCTCCCCTCATgaggctgagggacagcagagccTCCTTTTTGCCTTGGGGCCGAGTGGAGATGCCCATGCCTGGGGAGTTGCCTGactcttctctgcagctcctgtggccGAGGCTGCTGCACTACGTGCTGCAGGCCCAGTACAGCGACTTGGTGGTGCCACTGTCCCGCTGCCTCCGAGCCCTgcttgagaggctggagagaggatgtgaagaagaggaggagccTGATGCCATGGACTCCCAGGAGGAAGGTAGGAGTGCCAATGAGTGCTGCAGGGTGTGGGCAGGGTGTcccttcagcctggagaagagaaggctccagggagcccCTTCCAGCACTGGAAGGGaagctacaggaaagatggggaaggagcctttatcagggagtgtggtgacaggacgaggggtaagggtttgaaactgaaggATGGAGGATGGGGACAAGATGTAAGGAAGGGCGGTCAGACACTGGCCCTGGCTGCCCTCTGAAGTTGTGGAGACCttctccctgggagtgttcaaggcctggttggatggggcttggagcaacctggtctagtgggagctatccctgcctggggcaggagagttggagctTGATGCTCTgcaaggtccctcccaagccaaCCCCTTTTGCacctccatgattccatgatcctttcttcctgcccacagcccagGTGCCGGCTCCCCAGAGCCTGCTGGCTCGAGTGCTGGTGAGTAGCTGTGCTGTGAGAAAGGGGCTTTGCTGGCCAGGGGTGCTGGGAGAGCCCggggctgtggtgctgctgacgcCAGTGCCGGGAGCCCCCGACGAGGGGACATCAGGCCGGTGCCTGCCACGGGCCGGGCGGCGAGAGCCTTGCTCGGGGCCGGCAGCAGCCCGCAGAAGGCACCGGCTGCCGGCTGCCGGCTGCTGGCTGGGTGGCGCCCGGCTCCCGAGCTCCCTCCCGGCAGAAGCTGTGGCTGAGGACCCTTCTCTCCTGCCCTGGCCCAGGTGATGGTGGCAGatcctcaccagagcagggaaCGTGCAGTCGCTgccttgcagctgctgcaggctctggaggGCAGGATCCACAGAGCCTTGGGGGCAGCGTGGGCGACCCAGatccccctcctgctgcagcagctggcaggtaAAGTGCGGGTGGGGGGcgggagaggctggaggggagggagaggcagcaggaaaatgcagcttcccagcctgagGGAGGGGGATTGTGCCCAGCTCCTCACCACTTGCTCTGCTGCCTTGTCCCTTGCAGGGAGTCAGTGCtgaggctgggggcagctgtCCTCGAGAAGGACAGGTCTGGGTGCAGCCAAGAACAATGTTTGGGGAAGGGACAGGACTGGTGCTCCTAGAGGGGGTGCAGATCCTGGCTTTGGAGGACCAAGTCCCCAGCCATCCTTGGCAGTagcctggcagaggggctgcaaACTGGCAGGCTGGGCATGGAGAAAttgtgtgctgctgggctgtgctgggacacAGTGCCTGCAACTGTTCCAGGAGCTGCAAGCAAGCGGTGGGGACCAGCCACAGTCTGTgcatccctgcccagcctgaatCTGACAAATGCCCCTGGGATCCTTCTCTGTCCTTGGCTTCACAAGGGCTCAGGCCTAGGTGCTCGTAGGGCCTTTCCAGCCTGATGGCCTGGGACCCTTGGGAGGTCTGACCCCAGGGACCACTGGCCTCATCTTTGGTGGCAGCTTCAAGAACAGCAAGGAGCTTTTGCTTTGTCTTGCTTTGCAGGCAGCCCCGAGACATCCCTGGGCTCTGTGGGGGAGTGGGAGCAGCATGTGCTGAAGGTAAAGCACCCCCGAGGGCACCACcaagagaagggggaagaggagcaggCAAAGGGGTGGGAGGCAGCCTGGGGCTGCCTATGTAGGCACCAAGAGCCTGccactgctggcagctctgccccGGCAGTGTCCTGGGACACACAGGTGTGGAAAGGGCTCTGGCCAAGGCCAGGGGAACCCCAACTTCCTGTCCTGTTCCCCCCAGTTCCTGCGAGTGTcactggagcacatccaggacAAGGCCTGGAGCGTGAGCCTGAGCCAGGAACTGaaccagcagctgggcagctctgcccctgGATCCTGGCAGAAGGTTTgtctcctgccctgtgccagggctggggctggcaccgGTGCAGTGGGGGGAGGTTGgggccagcctgctcccagagctgcatcCTGGGCTCGGcctcttctcttccagctttTCCTCTACAAGGCCCTTGGGACAGCACTGGCAGCTTGTCAGGACCTCAAACATGTCCAGGGGCAGGTGCTGAGGTTCCTCCAAGAGACAGACCCTGTGGAGCTGCCCGAGGTCCAGGTGAGGAGATGCTCCTGGCCTGAGCATAACTCTGCTTGttgcagggcagagggagggggCTCCAGACCTCCTTCCTTCCACATTGCTGCCATCCCCGCCTTGCTTCCCCCACTTGTCACCGAGTGCCTGTGCTGGAGGCCACTGCCTGTTTCCCTGTGGTTGCAGGCAGTAGTTTCTGTTGTGTCCCATGCTGCTGAGGGCCACTTCCACCTGGTCCTGGACACGGTGATGATGTTCTCTGCCGCTTTCACCAGAGGCCATCTCCGTCAGACCGCCACGGGCTGGACGGTAAAGGCTCAGGGTTTGACTTTCCTTGCTTGGCCTCCTTTCCGCTTCTCCATCTGCAGCAGTCAAAGTATGGCAGCTGCCTTCAGATGAGCCCTCTTGGAACTGCTCCTTGAGAGTTGTATTTCAGGGGCGCGTCCTGGCAATTGGACCCCTCAGTCAGAGAATCTTTGAGGCGTTAAAACATCTGGAGCTGGcccttagggacatggtttggtggtgaccctgcagtgctgggttgagggttggagaAGGTTTGACTCCTCATGGATCCAAGCTGCCCggctggggcagctgcaggggtTGCTGGCTTGCAGCCATGCTGCGTCTCTGAGCAGGACCACAAGAGGCTGTGTCAGAGACAGGTTTCCACAGGAGGGTTCCAGGCAGCTCCCTGAGCCCTCCAAGCAGTGCTGGAACCACCAGCAGCGTGCTGGCTGCCACCTTCTCCCCATCCCCTGTGCGAACCCAGGTGCGGGGTGGGAACAGcttccagcccccagctcccagctccaggAGGGGCTTGGCTagctgctgggaggtgttcagcagaagcagcagcagctgctgaggagcacgAAGAACTCCTGGGGCTGAGGCCTGGCAGCGTCTCTCTGGGCACAGGTCCGGCAGCAGCTGGCGAGAGCCCAGGCCACCTGCGCCGCTCTGATGCGCATCTGCGGCGGCATCGCCCTGCGAgcccccagggagcagctgctcagccGCCTGGACAGCGACATCCTGGGCAGCATCCTGCGTCTCTCCAGAGCTCGGCAGAGGGTAGGAGCCCAGGGCACGCAGGGGCAGGGGTGCTGGATGCCCCAGCTCTAGCCTCTCGGGGCCTCCTTCTAAAGGTGCCCCAGGGAAGGGGTGGTCCTTAATGTCCACACCCAACCTTGGCATGGGTCCCCCCTGCCCATGCTCTTGTTAGAGCCCTCAGCCCTTTGAAGACTTTAAGGAGTGCTTTGCTCTCCTTTGCTTCAGGACCTGCTGCTCAAGCTTGCCCTGGTGGAGAGCATCCACAGTGTCACCCAAGCCGTGGGCAGCTGTGGCAGCTTTGAGCTTTCCTCAAGACAGGAGGTGATGTGCACCCTGCTGGTGAGTGCCCACAGTCAGGGCAGTCACAGGAGGAGTTTGGAGCTGTGCCCTGAGGCtttgtgcagcagctcctgcagctgcg
Coding sequences within:
- the LOC128980553 gene encoding maestro heat-like repeat-containing protein family member 2B yields the protein MASLEILLLVLVLPHFLLALTGEGGRGESSRPASPEDEGQATGTVPVAITTFVAMGTSLLKQLQDHEGDRVETYWELESLLQGQEGCLPSGVVNRLMAEVSRDMQAAQGVTDEVQVAAGDVLLALARSHFHFVMAELQSQLKATGKVPKEPVLLTLGSMARSYALQCLPFVGVTLPALCAAMSQVGSGRVLRAACSVLEQWSKGVQRCFCSPEQGSFPRSQAAQLCEDIYPAFCYMVANWLGCEEEEDKQAVVGAMAAMMGLLLQAKQHREQVWEQLPWLLQQCQEVQDTSRVTKSLSYVLEILEGLQSPVPEGIALAISSAVHRQLSDVCKEPGPAHRALLSRCFLLQAPACPEETLIFLQSQLSDDSQAGRAAALGLLGALLHADTPVVREKLPRMVEAVQSLSHDPSTQVRRAVLEFIRELLSSGCQSCWPWDVVGHIFTEFQQASGSLVPGCLLPWEAAGAGAIRALCVDILGSLDMSRRGMPKLLWPRLLHYVLQAQYSDLVVPLSRCLRALLERLERGCEEEEEPDAMDSQEEAQVPAPQSLLARVLCREPPTRGHQAGACHGPGGESLARGRQQPAEGTGCRLPAAGWVMVADPHQSRERAVAALQLLQALEGRIHRALGAAWATQIPLLLQQLAGSPETSLGSVGEWEQHVLKFLRVSLEHIQDKAWSVSLSQELNQQLGSSAPGSWQKLFLYKALGTALAACQDLKHVQGQVLRFLQETDPVELPEVQAVVSVVSHAAEGHFHLVLDTVMMFSAAFTRGHLRQTATGWTVRQQLARAQATCAALMRICGGIALRAPREQLLSRLDSDILGSILRLSRARQRDLLLKLALVESIHSVTQAVGSCGSFELSSRQEVMCTLLDWIEKEPWDCLAYGVLQVLAELSKLRPPLSREETLRLLAVCCQIVVASPSKGQVTRGRKAARAAENMQFLHGRLLPDLGHLMETLLEAEGSSAIFEDVLH